A window of the Halopseudomonas phragmitis genome harbors these coding sequences:
- the murB gene encoding UDP-N-acetylmuramate dehydrogenase translates to MIQLQTNVDLQPYNSFAIAECAERLVWVERDAELIEALDLAAEHGWPVTLLGGGSNLVLAGPVPGLVIGMRSRGRRLLSRADGFAVIEAEAGENWHALVNWSLDLGLSGLENLALIPGTVGAAPVQNIGAYGVELCERFDSLEAWDRQQRRYCRLDARQCRFAYRDSLFKQEPGRYVILRVRLRLPTQPDLRIDYAPLAAAWTATGLSRPDSRVVAELVCAIRRSKLPDPAVLGNAGSFFKNPLVEAEQAQALLLRFPGMPHYPQADGRCKLAAGWLIDRAGWKGRRQGAVGVHAEQALVLVNHGGARGAEVLALAEAIQADIQQQFGVRLEMEPQRLGD, encoded by the coding sequence ATGATCCAGCTGCAAACTAACGTCGACCTGCAGCCGTATAACAGTTTCGCGATTGCCGAGTGTGCCGAACGCCTGGTCTGGGTCGAGCGTGATGCCGAGCTGATCGAGGCTCTGGACTTGGCGGCAGAGCATGGCTGGCCAGTTACCCTGCTGGGCGGTGGCAGTAATCTGGTGCTGGCAGGGCCCGTGCCTGGGTTGGTGATCGGTATGCGTAGCCGTGGCCGTCGGCTGTTGTCGCGGGCTGACGGTTTTGCCGTAATCGAGGCCGAAGCCGGTGAGAACTGGCATGCGTTGGTCAACTGGAGTCTGGATCTGGGGCTTAGCGGCCTGGAGAATCTGGCCCTGATCCCGGGGACAGTCGGGGCCGCGCCGGTGCAGAACATTGGTGCCTATGGTGTCGAACTGTGTGAGCGGTTTGACAGTCTGGAAGCCTGGGACCGTCAGCAGCGACGTTATTGCCGACTGGATGCCCGGCAGTGCCGGTTCGCTTACCGTGACAGCCTGTTCAAGCAAGAACCCGGACGTTATGTGATTTTGCGGGTCAGATTGCGACTGCCGACCCAGCCAGACTTGCGTATCGATTATGCCCCGTTGGCGGCAGCCTGGACTGCAACTGGGCTGAGCCGTCCGGACTCACGGGTGGTGGCTGAGCTGGTGTGTGCTATTCGGCGCAGCAAACTGCCAGACCCTGCGGTGTTGGGCAATGCCGGCAGCTTTTTCAAGAACCCTCTGGTCGAAGCAGAACAGGCCCAGGCGTTGTTGCTACGCTTTCCTGGCATGCCGCATTACCCGCAAGCCGATGGTCGCTGCAAGCTGGCTGCAGGCTGGCTGATTGATCGGGCCGGCTGGAAAGGGCGGCGCCAGGGCGCGGTGGGGGTGCATGCGGAGCAGGCGCTGGTACTGGTCAATCACGGTGGCGCCCGTGGGGCAGAGGTGCTGGCTCTGGCTGAGGCGATTCAGGCGGATATCCAGCAGCAGTTTGGGGTTCGGCTGGAGATGGAGCCACAGCGTCTGGGTGATTGA
- a CDS encoding YceD family protein: protein MSGPIPAHIEPRRLADRGVVLNGTIAAAKLPRLSAELNAPAGDVLVELKFARDEQGVRTLNGHYQVEVALICQRCLEQVEVMLDSRCEVGFVDSDEAARNLPRHYEPVIVDDETLDLYGLIEDELLLALPAVPMHPLDSCQHPPGYQPEEAGLEEQVEKPNPFSVLAKLKRDT, encoded by the coding sequence ATGTCTGGACCCATACCCGCACACATCGAGCCTCGAAGGCTGGCAGATCGGGGCGTAGTGCTTAACGGCACGATTGCTGCCGCCAAGTTGCCGCGTCTGAGTGCTGAATTGAACGCTCCTGCCGGCGATGTTTTGGTTGAGCTGAAGTTCGCTCGGGACGAGCAGGGTGTTCGTACCCTGAACGGCCATTACCAGGTCGAGGTGGCGCTGATTTGTCAGCGCTGCCTGGAGCAGGTCGAGGTAATGCTTGATAGTCGGTGTGAGGTGGGGTTTGTCGACAGTGATGAGGCAGCGCGTAATCTGCCGCGTCACTATGAACCGGTTATTGTGGATGACGAGACGCTCGATCTGTATGGGCTGATCGAAGATGAGTTGCTGCTGGCCTTGCCTGCGGTACCCATGCATCCACTGGATAGCTGTCAGCACCCGCCGGGCTATCAGCCCGAAGAAGCGGGGCTGGAGGAGCAGGTTGAAAAGCCCAACCCCTTCAGCGTGCTGGCCAAGTTGAAACGCGATACCTGA
- a CDS encoding HAD-IA family hydrolase has protein sequence MRELDTLIFDWDGTLANSIERIVTAMQVAAAELKLPALDGEQVRGIIGLGLPEAIAVLYPGLVGEPQAQELARGYSAHYRRLDSTPSPLFDGVLDVLERFRREGFQLAVATGKGRAGLERILAAHGLSHYFDATRCADETASKPDPRMLHEILQACDSMAGRALMVGDSEFDIQMAHNAGMTAVAVSYGAQSREQLALSRPTHCIDRFDELYGWVLAQRETLISNEVN, from the coding sequence ATGCGTGAGCTGGATACCCTGATTTTTGACTGGGATGGCACGCTGGCCAATTCTATTGAGCGTATTGTGACTGCCATGCAGGTCGCGGCGGCTGAGTTGAAACTGCCGGCCCTTGATGGCGAGCAGGTGCGCGGGATTATCGGGCTGGGATTGCCTGAAGCGATAGCCGTGCTGTATCCGGGGCTGGTTGGTGAGCCGCAGGCGCAAGAGCTGGCGCGCGGCTACAGTGCCCATTATCGGCGCCTCGATAGTACGCCTTCTCCGCTGTTTGATGGGGTGCTGGATGTGCTGGAACGGTTTCGTCGCGAAGGCTTCCAGTTGGCAGTGGCTACCGGTAAGGGGCGGGCGGGGCTGGAACGAATCCTGGCTGCCCATGGTCTGAGCCATTACTTCGATGCAACCCGTTGTGCCGACGAGACGGCAAGCAAGCCGGATCCGCGCATGTTGCATGAAATTCTGCAGGCATGCGACTCCATGGCGGGGCGGGCGCTGATGGTCGGTGATAGCGAATTCGATATCCAAATGGCGCATAATGCAGGTATGACGGCCGTGGCGGTCAGTTACGGCGCGCAAAGCCGCGAGCAGTTGGCGCTGAGTCGGCCGACACACTGTATCGATAGATTTGACGAGCTATACGGTTGGGTTCTTGCTCAGCGTGAGACCCTGATATCCAACGAGGTAAACTGA
- the rluC gene encoding 23S rRNA pseudouridine(955/2504/2580) synthase RluC, whose amino-acid sequence MKTSTPETPNAVQFDLINEDLAGQRIDNYLRTRLKGAPKTLVYRILRKGEVRVNKGRVKPDYRLQAGDSIRIPPVRLAEPDEPVLVGQGILQALESNILYEDKALIVVNKPAGLAVHGGSGLSFGVIEAMRQLRPDCPQIELVHRLDRDTSGCLMIAKKRSMLRHLHAALRGDGVDKCYQALVRGRWPASTKRVHAPLQKNNLRSGERMVEVNVEGKESLTEFKVLRRFGELATLVEARPITGRTHQIRVHAKHAGHPIAGDPKYGDDEFSLKIRELGGKRLFLHAASLSVELPDGQQLNVRAEPGDMWERTLERLANA is encoded by the coding sequence ATGAAAACCAGCACTCCTGAAACTCCCAATGCCGTCCAGTTCGACCTGATCAATGAGGACCTGGCTGGCCAGCGTATCGACAACTACCTGCGTACCCGTCTCAAGGGCGCACCTAAGACCCTGGTTTACCGTATCTTGCGCAAGGGCGAGGTGCGGGTGAACAAGGGGCGGGTCAAGCCTGACTACCGGCTCCAGGCTGGTGACAGCATCCGGATTCCGCCGGTGCGGCTGGCCGAGCCGGATGAGCCGGTACTGGTCGGGCAGGGCATCCTGCAGGCGTTGGAAAGCAACATTTTGTATGAAGATAAGGCGCTGATCGTGGTCAACAAGCCGGCCGGTCTGGCTGTGCACGGTGGCAGCGGACTGAGCTTCGGGGTGATTGAGGCGATGCGTCAGTTGCGCCCGGACTGCCCGCAGATTGAGTTGGTGCATCGGCTGGATCGCGATACCTCCGGCTGTCTGATGATTGCCAAGAAGCGCAGCATGCTGCGCCACCTGCATGCGGCGCTGCGTGGTGATGGTGTAGACAAGTGTTATCAGGCGCTGGTGCGCGGGCGCTGGCCAGCCTCAACCAAGCGTGTGCATGCACCGTTGCAGAAGAACAATCTGCGCTCCGGTGAGCGGATGGTTGAGGTCAATGTCGAGGGTAAGGAATCTCTGACCGAGTTCAAGGTGCTGCGGCGCTTTGGTGAACTGGCGACCCTGGTCGAGGCGCGTCCGATTACCGGGCGCACTCATCAGATTCGGGTGCATGCCAAGCATGCCGGTCACCCGATCGCAGGCGACCCCAAGTATGGTGATGATGAGTTCAGTCTGAAAATTCGCGAGCTGGGTGGCAAGCGGCTGTTCCTGCATGCCGCCTCGCTGAGCGTCGAATTGCCTGACGGGCAACAGCTCAATGTGCGGGCTGAGCCTGGGGATATGTGGGAGCGTACCTTGGAGCGGTTGGCCAATGCGTGA
- the lpxK gene encoding tetraacyldisaccharide 4'-kinase: MLDAWYGRAPWLRLLRPLSWLYTQVARRRRQRFLDESGASWQPPVPLLVVGNITLGGTGKTPMTLWLIEWLAARGIRAGVVSRGYGAKPPSLPWRVRTDSDDASIAGDEPLLLARRSGVPVVIDPDRVRAVQHLLEHEPVDLIISDDGLQHYRLGRHLELVMLDQARGVGNGRCLPEGPLREPPERLAAVDFIVRNGATEDSPDGYAMQLVPGELINLRTGQRCPATQWQGPRQVVGLAGIGNPERFFRTLESLSFEVERQPFADHAQYTASVLSALSAGRPLIMTEKDAVKCAAFAEEQWWYLSVDARPSEAFRQALESRLATLLPVR, from the coding sequence ATGCTGGACGCCTGGTATGGCCGGGCGCCCTGGCTGCGACTGCTGCGCCCATTGTCCTGGCTTTACACGCAGGTTGCCCGGCGTCGCCGGCAGCGCTTTCTCGACGAAAGTGGCGCTAGCTGGCAGCCGCCGGTGCCGCTGTTGGTGGTCGGTAACATTACCCTGGGCGGCACCGGCAAAACGCCAATGACCCTATGGCTGATCGAATGGCTGGCCGCGCGTGGGATCCGCGCCGGAGTGGTCAGCCGTGGTTATGGGGCCAAACCGCCGAGTCTGCCCTGGCGAGTCCGCACCGATAGCGACGATGCTTCCATTGCCGGGGACGAGCCGCTGCTGCTGGCCCGACGCAGCGGAGTGCCGGTGGTGATCGATCCGGATCGGGTCAGGGCTGTTCAGCACCTGCTGGAGCACGAGCCGGTGGACCTGATCATCAGTGACGATGGGTTGCAGCATTACCGTCTGGGTCGTCATCTTGAACTGGTCATGCTGGATCAGGCGCGGGGGGTGGGCAATGGCCGCTGCCTGCCGGAAGGTCCCTTGCGCGAGCCGCCAGAGCGGTTGGCCGCAGTGGATTTCATTGTGCGCAATGGCGCCACTGAAGACAGCCCTGACGGTTACGCCATGCAGCTGGTGCCGGGCGAACTGATCAATCTGCGCACCGGCCAGCGTTGTCCGGCGACTCAGTGGCAGGGGCCGCGTCAGGTTGTCGGGCTTGCCGGAATCGGCAATCCCGAACGTTTCTTCCGCACGTTGGAAAGCTTATCCTTTGAGGTTGAGCGGCAGCCGTTTGCCGATCACGCACAGTACACTGCCTCGGTGTTGAGCGCCTTGAGTGCCGGCCGGCCGTTGATCATGACCGAAAAGGACGCAGTCAAGTGCGCTGCCTTTGCCGAAGAGCAGTGGTGGTATCTGAGTGTCGATGCGCGTCCCAGCGAGGCCTTTCGTCAGGCGCTGGAAAGTCGGCTGGCGACCCTGCTGCCTGTGCGATAA
- the sppA gene encoding signal peptide peptidase SppA, translating to MVTRDEADKAKEDKKAWELLEKAVLASVQEQRRARRWGIVFKTLTFVYLFGVALLFSPMIGVEGRKALNVPHTAVIEVRGMIADRQEASADNLVTSLRRAFEDENTRGIVLRINSPGGSPVQAGYVYDEIKRLRALNPAVPVYAVITDLGASGAYYIAAAADAIYADKASLVGSIGVTAAGFGFVEALDKLGIERRSYTAGEHKSFLDPFQPEKPEERQFWQGVLQTTHQQFIEQVKAGRGERLKEHPDLFSGLVWSGEQALELGLVDGLASTSSVARDVVGVEKIEDFTYRESPFERFTKRLGTSIGNALATQLGLSGPVLR from the coding sequence ATGGTCACTCGGGATGAGGCGGACAAGGCCAAGGAAGACAAGAAGGCCTGGGAGCTGTTGGAAAAGGCCGTGCTGGCCTCGGTGCAAGAGCAGCGCCGGGCTCGGCGTTGGGGTATTGTGTTCAAGACCTTGACCTTCGTTTATCTGTTTGGCGTGGCGTTGCTGTTCTCGCCAATGATCGGCGTTGAAGGGCGCAAGGCCTTGAATGTGCCGCATACGGCGGTGATTGAGGTGCGAGGCATGATTGCCGACCGTCAGGAGGCCAGTGCCGACAACCTGGTCACCAGTCTGCGTCGCGCCTTTGAAGACGAAAATACCCGCGGTATTGTTCTGCGTATCAACAGTCCGGGCGGTAGTCCGGTTCAGGCGGGCTATGTCTATGATGAGATCAAGCGCCTGCGTGCACTGAATCCGGCGGTGCCGGTTTATGCGGTGATTACCGATCTCGGAGCATCTGGTGCTTATTATATAGCTGCAGCGGCTGATGCCATTTATGCCGACAAGGCCAGTCTGGTTGGGTCTATCGGGGTAACAGCGGCCGGTTTTGGTTTTGTCGAGGCGCTGGACAAGCTGGGGATTGAGCGGCGTAGCTATACCGCTGGTGAGCACAAGTCATTCCTGGACCCGTTCCAGCCTGAGAAGCCGGAAGAGCGACAGTTCTGGCAGGGTGTTCTGCAGACCACGCATCAGCAGTTCATTGAGCAGGTCAAAGCGGGGCGCGGCGAGCGGCTCAAAGAGCATCCGGATCTGTTCAGTGGTCTGGTGTGGTCTGGTGAGCAGGCGCTGGAGCTGGGGCTTGTTGATGGTCTGGCCAGCACCTCAAGTGTGGCCCGTGATGTGGTAGGAGTCGAAAAGATTGAAGACTTCACTTACCGTGAATCACCATTCGAGCGCTTTACCAAGCGCCTGGGGACCAGTATCGGTAATGCGCTGGCCACTCAGCTAGGCTTGAGTGGTCCGGTGCTGCGCTAG
- the rne gene encoding ribonuclease E: protein MKRMLINATQPEELRVALVDGQRLYDLDIESGAREQKKANIYKGRITRVEPSLEAAFVDFGSERHGFLPLKEISREYFSKQPEGRINIKDVLKEGQEVIVQVDKEERGNKGAALTTFISLAGRYLVLMPNNPRAGGISRRIEGEERNELREALNSLNVPADMGMIVRTAGLGRSAEELQWDLDYLLQLWEAIKGASAERTAPFLIYQESNVIIRAIRDYLRQDIGEVLIDNEKVKDDALNFISQVMPQYASKVKLYEDSVPLFNRFQIESQIETAFEREVKLPSGGSIVIDHTEALVSIDINSARATKGGDIEETALQTNLEAAEEIARQLRLRDIGGLIVIDFIDMTPAKNQRAVEERMRESLEADRARVQVGRISRFGLLEMSRQRLRPSLGETSGIVCPRCNGRGTIRDVESLSLSVLRLIEEEALKDRTAEVRAHVPIAVATFLLNEKRDVLAKTEIRTRVRILVLPNEHMETPHFDVQRLRDDHESVLSGETSYTISAEVEHEEPAPVSQTRAVVRQEAAVKSIAPTRPAPAPVTPTPSQVIHENQPSLFKGLIKSLVSLFATEEKQAREEQPVSEKPAERRPQRDSNRNDERRGGRNRRRGERDRGERAERGERTERTERTERSDKPSSRPEQRQTESQPASTETRSEGGRRRRRNQDSEARPSREEDSNLNQQSQAERRQPRREEKPEVVESEELTEVLESGAQPAGEEADSERPKRRSRNSQRRRNNRRRTDETAQSDATQTETQTAGDGSANSDNQQQNQVAAAAVAVAATAAVAEASEVSAPVEETLKQAADELEQSIEQAVEAFTQAQPDSPNEVAEVVEAAEESIAEPQAEQVQQPEAQEPAAQAQTIAEVAETEKTEQAVQATAEPQAAAEAVSEPVAEQADAEAEQAKPIPALTESGRAYNDPREIRRRQLEAKRLAEQQAAEPAQATETAAEAQSEPQAATPTVAEAPAVEPVVEPEVEPEAAQTEQRPQASTPEQAALPIEHAEADEAESSEEEQDTEARKKADDSAEEQTEETVTEREDTTQR, encoded by the coding sequence ATGAAAAGAATGCTGATCAACGCAACTCAGCCCGAAGAGTTGCGCGTCGCCTTGGTTGACGGCCAGCGCCTGTATGATCTGGATATTGAGTCCGGAGCCCGCGAGCAGAAAAAGGCCAACATCTATAAAGGCCGTATTACCCGGGTCGAACCCAGCCTCGAAGCCGCCTTCGTCGACTTCGGCTCCGAGCGTCACGGCTTTCTCCCCCTCAAGGAAATCTCCCGCGAATATTTCTCCAAACAGCCCGAGGGCCGCATCAATATCAAGGATGTGCTCAAGGAAGGCCAGGAAGTCATTGTCCAGGTCGACAAGGAAGAGCGCGGCAACAAGGGCGCGGCACTGACCACCTTTATCAGTCTGGCTGGTCGCTACCTGGTTCTGATGCCCAACAACCCCCGCGCCGGCGGCATTTCCCGCCGCATTGAAGGCGAAGAGCGCAACGAACTCCGTGAAGCTCTGAACAGTCTCAACGTACCGGCCGACATGGGTATGATCGTGCGCACCGCCGGCCTGGGCCGCAGCGCCGAAGAACTGCAATGGGATCTGGATTACCTGCTGCAGCTGTGGGAAGCCATCAAGGGCGCCTCAGCCGAGCGCACTGCCCCCTTCCTGATCTACCAGGAAAGCAACGTTATCATTCGCGCCATCCGCGATTACCTGCGCCAGGACATCGGTGAAGTGCTGATCGACAACGAGAAGGTCAAGGACGATGCCCTGAACTTCATCAGCCAGGTCATGCCGCAGTACGCCAGCAAGGTCAAGCTGTACGAAGACAGCGTACCGCTGTTCAATCGGTTCCAGATCGAAAGCCAGATCGAAACCGCCTTCGAACGCGAAGTGAAACTGCCTTCCGGTGGCTCCATCGTGATCGACCACACCGAAGCTCTGGTGTCGATCGACATCAACTCGGCGCGAGCCACCAAGGGCGGCGACATCGAAGAAACCGCACTGCAGACCAACTTGGAAGCGGCCGAGGAAATCGCCCGCCAACTGCGTCTGCGTGATATCGGCGGCCTGATCGTGATCGATTTTATCGACATGACCCCAGCCAAGAACCAGCGCGCCGTTGAAGAACGCATGCGTGAAAGCTTGGAAGCTGACCGCGCCCGCGTTCAGGTTGGACGCATCTCCCGGTTCGGCCTGCTGGAAATGTCGCGTCAGCGCCTGCGTCCGTCACTGGGCGAAACCAGCGGCATCGTCTGCCCACGCTGTAACGGTCGCGGCACCATCCGCGATGTTGAGTCGCTGTCGCTGTCGGTCCTGCGTCTGATCGAGGAAGAAGCACTCAAGGATCGCACCGCCGAAGTCCGCGCCCATGTGCCGATCGCGGTAGCCACCTTCCTGCTCAACGAGAAGCGTGACGTACTGGCCAAGACCGAAATCCGCACCCGCGTGCGCATTTTGGTTCTGCCCAACGAGCACATGGAAACCCCGCATTTCGATGTCCAGCGCCTGCGCGACGACCACGAATCAGTACTCAGCGGCGAGACCAGCTATACCATCAGCGCCGAAGTCGAACATGAAGAGCCAGCGCCGGTCAGCCAGACCCGTGCAGTCGTTCGCCAGGAAGCAGCCGTCAAGAGCATCGCTCCGACCCGCCCTGCCCCTGCGCCGGTCACTCCCACGCCGAGCCAGGTCATCCACGAAAATCAGCCCAGTCTGTTCAAGGGTCTGATCAAGTCGCTGGTCAGCCTGTTCGCGACTGAAGAGAAGCAGGCCCGTGAAGAGCAGCCGGTCAGCGAAAAGCCCGCCGAGCGCCGTCCGCAACGCGACAGCAACCGTAACGACGAGCGTCGTGGCGGTCGCAACCGTCGTCGCGGTGAACGGGATCGCGGTGAGCGTGCAGAACGCGGTGAACGTACCGAGCGGACTGAACGGACTGAACGTAGCGACAAGCCGAGCAGCCGTCCCGAACAACGCCAGACCGAAAGCCAGCCAGCCAGCACCGAGACTCGCTCTGAAGGCGGTCGCCGTCGTCGTCGCAACCAGGACAGCGAAGCCCGTCCGAGCCGCGAAGAAGACAGCAACCTCAATCAGCAGTCGCAGGCCGAGCGTCGCCAACCGCGCCGCGAAGAAAAGCCTGAGGTGGTTGAGAGCGAAGAACTGACCGAAGTACTGGAAAGCGGTGCTCAGCCCGCTGGCGAAGAGGCCGACAGCGAGCGTCCCAAGCGCCGCTCACGCAACAGCCAGCGTCGCCGCAACAACCGCCGCCGTACTGACGAAACCGCTCAGAGCGACGCCACTCAGACTGAGACCCAAACCGCAGGCGATGGCAGCGCAAACAGCGACAACCAGCAGCAAAACCAGGTCGCAGCCGCCGCTGTAGCCGTGGCCGCTACGGCCGCCGTTGCCGAGGCCAGCGAAGTCAGTGCACCTGTTGAGGAAACCCTGAAGCAGGCCGCTGACGAACTGGAACAATCGATCGAGCAAGCTGTTGAAGCCTTTACCCAGGCCCAGCCGGACAGCCCGAACGAAGTCGCCGAAGTTGTGGAAGCTGCTGAAGAAAGCATCGCTGAGCCACAGGCCGAGCAGGTTCAGCAACCCGAAGCGCAAGAGCCAGCGGCCCAGGCGCAGACCATTGCTGAAGTTGCCGAAACCGAGAAAACCGAGCAAGCCGTACAAGCAACCGCCGAGCCCCAGGCTGCCGCGGAAGCTGTCAGCGAGCCGGTAGCGGAACAGGCTGATGCCGAAGCCGAGCAAGCCAAGCCGATTCCGGCTTTGACCGAAAGCGGCCGGGCCTACAACGACCCGCGCGAAATTCGCCGCCGCCAGCTAGAGGCCAAGCGTCTGGCCGAGCAGCAGGCTGCCGAACCGGCTCAGGCCACTGAAACCGCCGCCGAGGCTCAGTCCGAGCCACAGGCAGCCACTCCGACCGTAGCAGAAGCGCCAGCGGTAGAGCCGGTAGTCGAGCCTGAGGTCGAGCCTGAAGCTGCTCAGACTGAGCAACGCCCTCAGGCCTCCACACCTGAGCAAGCGGCCCTGCCGATTGAGCACGCCGAAGCCGATGAAGCTGAGTCGAGCGAAGAGGAGCAGGATACCGAGGCCCGTAAAAAGGCTGACGACTCCGCTGAAGAGCAGACCGAAGAAACCGTGACCGAGCGCGAGGACACTACCCAGCGCTAA
- a CDS encoding low molecular weight protein-tyrosine-phosphatase, whose translation MTRVLFVCLGNICRSPSAQGVFERRLRDRGLAERFEVDSAGTGDWHVGNPPDRRAIAAARKRGYEIAGLRARQVSVADFQRFDLILAMDQSNLSNLRRLVPAGARARTELFMHFAPGLPIEVPDPYYGGDDGFEQVLDMLEQAADGLIERCLEQA comes from the coding sequence ATGACCAGAGTGTTGTTCGTCTGTCTGGGCAATATCTGCCGCTCGCCCAGCGCTCAGGGTGTGTTCGAGCGGCGTCTGCGTGATCGCGGCCTGGCTGAGCGTTTTGAGGTGGACTCGGCCGGGACTGGCGATTGGCACGTGGGCAATCCACCGGATCGACGCGCAATCGCCGCTGCCCGCAAGCGTGGCTACGAGATTGCTGGATTGCGGGCCCGCCAGGTATCGGTAGCCGACTTTCAGCGTTTTGATCTGATCCTGGCCATGGATCAGAGTAATTTGAGCAACCTCCGGCGCCTGGTGCCGGCTGGTGCCCGGGCGCGCACCGAGTTGTTCATGCATTTTGCTCCGGGGCTGCCGATCGAAGTGCCTGATCCCTATTACGGCGGTGATGACGGCTTCGAGCAGGTACTGGATATGCTTGAGCAGGCTGCCGACGGCTTGATCGAGCGCTGTCTGGAGCAGGCATGA
- a CDS encoding Maf family protein: MPSLVLASSSPYRRQLLERLNLPFEWAAPDIDETPLPGEAPEQLTLRLAEAKARALIEHYPTHLIIGSDQVLLLDGQPVSKPGNHANALEQLRRCSGKSIRFLTSLCLLDSASDTARSIVEPFEVVFRQLDEATIERYLLAEQPYDCAGSFKSEGLGISLFRALRGDDPNSLIGLPLIRLCDLLAEHGIQIP; the protein is encoded by the coding sequence ATGCCGTCACTGGTACTAGCCTCCAGCTCACCTTACCGCCGCCAGCTGCTCGAGCGCCTGAACCTACCCTTCGAGTGGGCCGCCCCGGACATCGACGAAACCCCACTCCCGGGCGAAGCCCCCGAGCAACTGACCCTGCGTCTGGCCGAAGCCAAGGCCAGGGCCTTGATTGAGCACTATCCAACACATCTGATTATCGGCTCCGACCAGGTGTTATTGCTTGACGGCCAACCGGTCAGCAAGCCCGGTAATCACGCCAATGCCCTGGAGCAACTTCGTCGCTGTAGCGGCAAAAGCATTCGCTTTCTCACATCGCTGTGCCTGCTCGACAGCGCCAGCGATACTGCTCGCTCAATTGTCGAGCCGTTCGAGGTGGTATTCCGCCAGCTCGACGAAGCCACCATCGAGCGCTACCTGCTGGCTGAGCAGCCCTACGACTGCGCCGGCAGCTTCAAATCCGAAGGACTGGGCATCAGCCTGTTTCGCGCTCTGCGTGGCGACGACCCGAACAGCCTGATCGGCCTGCCGCTGATCAGACTCTGCGATCTACTGGCCGAGCACGGCATTCAGATTCCCTGA
- a CDS encoding Trm112 family protein, with protein sequence MDPKLLDILACPLCKGPLVQNRDKTELWCRADGLAFPIRDGIPVMLESEARPLDADERLDG encoded by the coding sequence ATGGACCCCAAGTTGCTGGATATTCTCGCCTGCCCGCTGTGCAAGGGCCCTCTGGTGCAGAACCGCGATAAAACCGAACTCTGGTGCCGGGCTGATGGCCTGGCCTTCCCGATCCGTGATGGGATCCCGGTCATGCTCGAAAGCGAAGCCCGGCCGCTGGATGCTGACGAACGTCTGGACGGTTGA
- the kdsB gene encoding 3-deoxy-manno-octulosonate cytidylyltransferase has translation MYHVIIPARYASTRLPGKPLQLIAGKPMIQHVWEQARRSAAATVTVATDDPRIVEACKGFGADVVLTRDDHPSGTDRLQEVVSLLGFDDATCVVNVQGDEPLIPPALIDQVAANLLANPSASIATLSEPLNDPAALFNPNVVKLVTDHQGFALYFSRAPMPWCRDAFAESRDVLPSEVPFHRHIGMYAYKVGFLHDYVGWPASPLETAESLEQLRALWFGCRIHVAEACVAPPAGVDTPEDLARVRALLENP, from the coding sequence ATGTATCACGTCATTATTCCAGCCCGTTACGCCTCGACCCGCCTGCCAGGCAAGCCACTGCAACTGATCGCCGGCAAGCCGATGATCCAGCATGTCTGGGAGCAGGCCCGGCGCAGTGCTGCGGCAACCGTCACCGTAGCGACCGATGATCCGCGGATTGTCGAAGCCTGTAAGGGCTTTGGTGCCGACGTGGTACTGACCCGTGATGATCATCCCTCAGGTACCGATCGCCTCCAGGAAGTGGTCAGCCTGCTTGGTTTTGACGATGCTACCTGCGTGGTTAATGTGCAAGGTGACGAGCCGCTGATTCCACCGGCGTTGATCGACCAGGTAGCGGCCAATCTGCTGGCCAATCCGAGCGCCAGTATTGCCACGCTGTCCGAACCGCTGAATGATCCGGCTGCACTGTTCAATCCCAACGTGGTCAAACTGGTGACCGATCATCAGGGGTTCGCCCTGTATTTCAGCCGTGCGCCGATGCCCTGGTGTCGTGATGCTTTCGCCGAGTCGCGTGATGTGTTGCCGTCAGAGGTGCCGTTCCATCGGCATATCGGCATGTATGCCTACAAGGTCGGCTTTCTACATGACTACGTTGGCTGGCCGGCCAGTCCACTGGAGACTGCTGAGTCGCTCGAGCAGTTGCGGGCTTTATGGTTTGGCTGCCGGATTCACGTTGCCGAGGCCTGTGTGGCGCCGCCGGCAGGTGTGGATACTCCCGAGGATCTGGCCAGGGTGCGGGCCCTGTTGGAGAACCCATGA
- the rpmF gene encoding 50S ribosomal protein L32 — MAVQQNKKSRSARGMRRSHDALEAAALSVDSTTGETHLRHHVSPDGFYRGRQVVNKGNDE; from the coding sequence ATGGCTGTACAGCAGAACAAAAAGTCCCGTTCCGCACGTGGCATGCGTCGTTCGCACGACGCTCTCGAAGCCGCTGCCCTGTCTGTGGACAGTACCACTGGTGAAACTCATCTGCGTCACCACGTTTCTCCGGATGGCTTCTACCGTGGCCGTCAGGTAGTGAACAAGGGCAACGACGAATAA